The Agromyces sp. LHK192 genome includes a window with the following:
- a CDS encoding LacI family DNA-binding transcriptional regulator has protein sequence MTTQRAVRLSDVAAVAGVSKATASKALNDSPVVSAATKAKVREAAARLDFRPNALALSFASGRSRTVGLLTHRATATFSRAVVMGAILELGRRERAVLVFDGRIHAHREMTESIRTLRDRRIDGLLVVGAGFGRVTPSITHQFEVPVTYAFAASDSPDDSVFVPDNEQAGYLAGRHLVESGRRRIAYVTADAADLAVQRREAGFRRALEEAGLEPAATLYGSWRQEWGAEAVDLLVESGRAFDAVFCGNDHIGFGVLDALAALGRVVPDDVAVVGVDNWEEIIVDQNPRRLTTIDLDLTGVGRVAADNIIDPTPFGGERFVTPNLVLGPSS, from the coding sequence ATGACCACGCAACGAGCGGTGCGGTTGAGCGACGTCGCCGCAGTGGCCGGAGTGTCGAAGGCGACCGCATCCAAGGCGCTCAACGACAGTCCGGTGGTATCCGCGGCGACCAAGGCGAAGGTGCGCGAGGCTGCAGCGCGGCTGGACTTCCGACCCAACGCACTCGCGCTGTCGTTCGCGTCCGGTCGGAGCCGCACGGTCGGCCTCCTGACGCATCGCGCGACGGCCACGTTCTCCCGCGCCGTCGTGATGGGCGCCATCCTCGAGCTCGGCCGACGTGAACGGGCCGTGCTCGTCTTCGACGGGCGCATCCACGCCCATCGCGAGATGACGGAGAGCATCCGCACGCTGCGCGATCGACGGATCGACGGGCTGCTCGTCGTCGGCGCGGGGTTCGGTCGCGTGACCCCGTCGATCACCCACCAGTTCGAGGTGCCGGTCACCTACGCGTTCGCCGCATCCGACAGCCCTGACGACTCCGTCTTCGTGCCCGACAACGAACAGGCCGGATACCTCGCCGGCCGGCATCTCGTCGAGAGCGGCCGCCGACGGATCGCCTACGTCACCGCCGACGCTGCCGACCTGGCCGTGCAGCGGCGCGAGGCCGGGTTCCGTCGCGCGCTCGAGGAGGCGGGTCTCGAGCCCGCCGCGACGTTGTACGGGAGCTGGCGCCAGGAGTGGGGGGCCGAGGCCGTCGACCTGCTGGTCGAGTCGGGGCGGGCGTTCGACGCCGTCTTCTGCGGCAACGACCACATCGGCTTCGGCGTGCTCGATGCCCTCGCTGCCCTCGGGCGCGTCGTGCCCGACGATGTCGCAGTCGTCGGGGTCGACAACTGGGAGGAGATCATCGTCGACCAGAACCCTCGCCGGCTCACCACGATCGACCTGGACCTCACCGGGGTCGGGCGGGTCGCCGCCGACAACATCATCGATCCGACGCCGTTCGGCGGCGAGCGGTTCGTGACG
- a CDS encoding acetylxylan esterase, with amino-acid sequence MAQFDLPLAELRTYAPEVAEPADFDAFWTRTIDEARAASGGPVVTDVDAGLRAIEARELVFPGFGGDPVRAWYLRPAGTTGPLPAVIEFLGYGGGRGLPHQRMTWAAAGYAHVVMDTRGQPAADTPDPHGSGPSVAGFLSRGIEDSLTYYYRRVFTDAVRCVDAVQALDGVDESVVAVAGGSQGGGIALAAAGLHRGVAAAIVDVPFLCHFRRAVGMTGRDPYQEVARYLALHRGRGEQVFDTLSYFDGVNFAKRATAPALFSVGLHDAVCPPSTVFAAFNRYAGVEKEMTVYEFNEHEGGGAEHWRAQARFLDLRMSPVSVRAGTGGPGIPLLAGAAQ; translated from the coding sequence ATGGCGCAGTTCGACCTGCCGCTCGCCGAACTTCGGACCTACGCGCCGGAGGTCGCCGAGCCCGCGGACTTCGACGCCTTCTGGACCCGCACCATCGATGAGGCACGCGCGGCGTCGGGTGGGCCGGTGGTCACCGACGTCGATGCGGGGCTCCGTGCGATCGAGGCCCGCGAGCTCGTGTTCCCCGGGTTCGGCGGAGATCCGGTGCGTGCGTGGTACCTCCGGCCGGCCGGCACGACGGGACCGCTGCCGGCGGTGATCGAGTTCCTCGGCTACGGCGGCGGGCGAGGGCTGCCGCACCAGCGCATGACCTGGGCCGCAGCCGGCTACGCGCACGTCGTCATGGACACGCGGGGTCAGCCTGCAGCCGACACGCCCGATCCGCACGGTTCCGGCCCGAGCGTCGCGGGGTTCCTCTCACGTGGGATCGAGGACTCGTTGACCTATTACTACCGACGGGTGTTCACCGACGCGGTGCGGTGCGTCGACGCCGTCCAGGCGCTCGACGGCGTCGACGAGTCGGTGGTCGCCGTCGCGGGCGGGAGCCAGGGCGGGGGCATCGCACTTGCTGCCGCCGGGCTCCACCGCGGCGTCGCGGCGGCGATCGTGGACGTGCCGTTCCTGTGCCACTTCCGTCGCGCGGTCGGCATGACCGGCCGCGACCCGTACCAGGAGGTCGCGCGCTACCTCGCGCTGCACCGAGGACGAGGCGAGCAGGTCTTCGACACCCTGTCGTACTTCGACGGGGTGAACTTCGCCAAGCGGGCGACCGCGCCCGCTCTGTTCTCGGTCGGCCTGCACGATGCGGTCTGCCCGCCGTCGACGGTGTTCGCCGCGTTCAACCGGTATGCAGGAGTCGAGAAGGAGATGACGGTGTACGAGTTCAACGAGCACGAGGGCGGCGGCGCGGAGCATTGGCGCGCTCAGGCCCGGTTCCTCGACCTGCGGATGTCTCCGGTTTCGGTGCGTGCCGGGACGGGCGGGCCCGGCATCCCGCTGCTCGCGGGCGCGGCTCAGTAG
- a CDS encoding Gfo/Idh/MocA family protein — translation MTEPTRYALIGTGSRAQIYLGAMAGPHAADAELVAWADPNPGRLDWNERRLAELGTRAPLRFEVGDLREAIARHRIDRVIVTAPDFAHADLIVAALHGGADVVVEKPLTTDAEGVRRVAAAVAETGREVTVTFNYRYSPRNAALRQVIADGAIGEVTSVHFEWLLDTSHGADYFRRWHREKANSGGLLVHKSSHHFDLVNWWIGDVPQRVFASGGLRFYGAANAASRGLGPRPPRGSVDGARDPFGLDLREHDVLRGLYYEQEAYDGYVRDRDVFDEGIDIEDNLSLVVDYARGASMTYALNAHSPWEGYTVAVNGTLGRAELSVVERGAVLLDDTGRQAVVDPSADPDAVHDDTGRPVGERLVVQRQFGAAVEVTIPHVAGGHGGADDALLRDVFRGPGSDPLGRAATWRDGVRAMGVGVAGNASLASGLPVRMSALALGAASAVFEPLAASARATAQAAR, via the coding sequence ATGACCGAACCGACCCGATACGCCCTCATCGGCACAGGATCCAGGGCGCAGATCTATCTCGGCGCCATGGCCGGCCCGCACGCCGCCGACGCCGAACTCGTCGCCTGGGCCGATCCCAACCCCGGCCGTCTCGACTGGAACGAGCGACGGCTGGCGGAACTCGGCACCCGCGCGCCGCTCCGCTTCGAGGTCGGGGACCTGCGCGAGGCGATCGCTCGGCATCGGATCGACCGCGTGATCGTCACGGCGCCCGACTTCGCGCATGCCGACCTGATCGTCGCCGCCCTGCACGGCGGGGCCGACGTCGTCGTCGAGAAACCGCTGACGACCGACGCCGAGGGGGTCCGCCGCGTCGCAGCGGCGGTCGCCGAGACCGGCCGTGAGGTCACCGTGACGTTCAACTACCGGTATTCGCCACGCAACGCGGCGCTCCGCCAGGTCATCGCCGATGGTGCGATCGGGGAGGTGACCTCCGTCCACTTCGAGTGGCTGCTCGACACCTCGCACGGCGCCGACTACTTCCGGCGCTGGCACCGCGAGAAGGCCAACTCCGGCGGATTGCTCGTGCACAAGTCGTCGCATCACTTCGATCTCGTCAATTGGTGGATCGGCGATGTGCCGCAGCGAGTCTTCGCCAGCGGTGGCCTCCGGTTCTACGGCGCGGCCAACGCGGCGTCCCGCGGGCTCGGCCCCCGCCCGCCGCGGGGGAGCGTCGACGGCGCCCGCGACCCGTTCGGCCTGGACCTGCGCGAACACGACGTGCTGCGGGGGCTGTACTACGAGCAGGAGGCGTACGACGGATACGTGCGCGACCGCGACGTGTTCGACGAGGGCATCGACATCGAGGACAACCTCTCGCTCGTCGTCGACTACGCCAGGGGTGCGAGCATGACCTACGCGCTCAACGCGCACTCACCGTGGGAGGGGTACACGGTCGCGGTGAACGGCACGCTCGGCCGGGCAGAACTCTCCGTCGTGGAACGCGGCGCCGTGCTGCTCGACGACACGGGTCGGCAGGCGGTCGTCGACCCGAGCGCGGATCCCGATGCCGTGCACGACGACACCGGGCGGCCGGTCGGGGAGCGGCTCGTCGTGCAGCGGCAGTTCGGCGCGGCGGTCGAGGTGACGATCCCGCATGTCGCCGGCGGACACGGCGGCGCCGACGATGCGCTGCTGCGCGACGTCTTCCGTGGACCGGGTTCCGATCCGCTCGGGCGTGCCGCGACCTGGCGCGACGGCGTACGTGCCATGGGCGTCGGCGTCGCGGGCAACGCTTCGCTCGCGAGCGGGCTCCCCGTGCGGATGTCCGCCCTGGCGCTCGGAGCCGCGTCGGCGGTGTTCGAACCGCTCGCCGCCTCCGCGCGGGCGACGGCGCAGGCGGCCCGCTGA
- a CDS encoding carbohydrate ABC transporter permease, with product MTTVTRTVRTITRKAPGPSEESDDRSNVSALDRSRRSVRIITRVLAIVLIAALVVVSFGPLLWLFKAALSTSQDILTAPFEWWPSGIQWQNLPDAWSQIRIGQYLLNTVWMAAGCWFFGLLVALTGGYGISVLRPKYAKAVNFGVLATLFIPGVVSLISLYVTILDVPLVGVNLVNTFWAVWLPTAASAFNVLLVARFFDRLPRDVFEAARIDGAGVFRVFWSIVLPMSRPVIGVVSLLTIVGSWKEFLWPLLVLPSPELQPLSVGLYRISDTAPTSLMMAGMFISVIIPIALFLIFQRQFLRSAGQAGAIKG from the coding sequence ATGACCACCGTCACCCGCACGGTACGCACCATCACCAGGAAGGCTCCCGGCCCCTCCGAGGAGTCCGACGACCGGTCCAATGTCTCAGCGCTCGACCGTTCGCGTCGATCCGTCCGGATCATCACGAGGGTGCTCGCGATCGTGTTGATCGCCGCGCTCGTCGTCGTCTCGTTCGGTCCGCTGCTCTGGCTGTTCAAGGCCGCGCTCTCGACGAGCCAGGACATCCTCACGGCGCCGTTCGAGTGGTGGCCCAGCGGCATCCAGTGGCAGAACCTGCCGGATGCGTGGTCGCAGATCCGCATCGGCCAGTACCTCCTCAACACCGTGTGGATGGCGGCGGGCTGCTGGTTCTTCGGACTGCTCGTCGCCCTGACCGGCGGCTACGGCATCTCGGTGCTGCGGCCGAAGTACGCGAAGGCGGTCAACTTCGGCGTGCTCGCGACGCTGTTCATCCCCGGCGTCGTCTCGCTCATCTCGCTCTACGTCACGATCCTCGACGTGCCGTTGGTCGGGGTGAACCTCGTGAACACGTTCTGGGCGGTGTGGCTGCCGACCGCGGCGAGCGCGTTCAACGTGCTGCTCGTCGCACGGTTCTTCGACCGGCTCCCGCGCGACGTGTTCGAGGCCGCGAGGATCGATGGCGCGGGCGTCTTCCGGGTGTTCTGGTCGATCGTGCTGCCGATGTCGCGGCCGGTGATCGGCGTCGTCTCGCTGCTCACCATCGTCGGGTCGTGGAAGGAGTTCCTCTGGCCGCTCCTGGTGCTGCCGTCGCCCGAACTGCAGCCGCTGTCGGTGGGCCTGTACCGGATCAGCGACACCGCCCCCACGAGCCTGATGATGGCCGGCATGTTCATCTCGGTGATCATCCCGATCGCGCTGTTCCTCATCTTCCAGCGACAGTTCCTCCGCAGCGCCGGCCAGGCCGGCGCGATCAAGGGCTGA
- a CDS encoding extracellular solute-binding protein — translation MTQHRWRHGGLVGGLAIAALAMSGCAAGGGGTTPATTAAAATCDPDAEVTITVGERPTSDQTANLEAWENAVSAFGELHPNITIEDEETKYDVSTFPALLVGGTLPTTLQVPFTDIQSLIERGQAADITPYVEDDEVLSALNPQLQAVTQDADGRTYGVVRAAYTMGLIYDRALYEEAGLDPDEPPATWDDVLEAAATISKKTGKTGFIIPTTANTGGWLLTSMAYSNGDLVEETEGDETTVTLDTPGMAASLEFLHDVRWEEDAAGANYLYDNNAIRDDIAAGAIGQSLNGANLYNSLVIGRGMPKEDFGLAPFPVGDDPVGVLGGGNIQWYNPKATPDQVCAALEWTKYYFLNRYVDEEAATTWAEAQVADDLPVGLPEVPVVSDAQYETYLGWIEPYINVARENYTAYLDSLATATIVPEPAKKAQELYASLDPVVQAVLTREDADIEELLQNAQTQVQDLVDAE, via the coding sequence ATGACACAACACCGTTGGCGCCACGGCGGACTGGTCGGCGGTCTGGCGATCGCCGCACTCGCGATGAGCGGTTGCGCAGCGGGCGGCGGAGGAACGACCCCCGCCACCACCGCCGCAGCAGCCACGTGCGATCCCGACGCGGAGGTCACCATCACGGTCGGCGAACGCCCGACCTCCGACCAGACCGCGAACCTCGAGGCCTGGGAGAACGCCGTGTCGGCGTTCGGGGAGCTCCACCCGAACATCACCATCGAGGACGAGGAGACCAAGTACGACGTCTCGACGTTCCCCGCCCTGCTCGTCGGCGGCACGTTGCCGACCACCCTGCAGGTGCCCTTCACCGACATCCAGTCGCTGATCGAGCGCGGCCAGGCGGCCGACATCACCCCGTACGTCGAGGACGACGAGGTGCTGAGCGCGCTGAACCCGCAGCTCCAGGCCGTCACGCAGGACGCCGACGGACGCACGTACGGCGTGGTCCGGGCGGCGTACACCATGGGCCTCATCTACGACCGGGCACTCTACGAGGAGGCCGGTCTCGATCCCGACGAGCCGCCGGCGACCTGGGACGACGTGCTCGAGGCGGCCGCGACGATCTCGAAGAAGACCGGCAAGACGGGCTTCATCATCCCGACGACGGCGAACACCGGCGGGTGGCTGCTGACGTCGATGGCCTACTCCAACGGCGACCTCGTCGAGGAGACCGAGGGGGACGAGACCACCGTGACGCTCGATACGCCCGGCATGGCCGCCAGCCTCGAGTTCCTCCACGACGTGCGGTGGGAGGAGGACGCCGCCGGCGCGAACTACCTCTACGACAACAACGCGATCCGCGACGACATCGCGGCCGGCGCGATCGGCCAGAGCCTGAACGGCGCGAACCTCTACAACAGTCTCGTGATCGGCCGCGGCATGCCGAAGGAGGACTTCGGACTCGCACCCTTCCCGGTCGGCGACGACCCGGTCGGCGTCCTCGGCGGCGGCAACATCCAGTGGTACAACCCGAAGGCGACGCCCGACCAGGTCTGCGCGGCGCTCGAATGGACGAAGTACTACTTCCTGAACCGGTACGTCGACGAGGAGGCGGCGACGACCTGGGCCGAGGCCCAGGTGGCTGACGACCTCCCGGTCGGGCTGCCCGAGGTCCCGGTCGTCTCCGACGCGCAGTACGAGACGTACCTCGGCTGGATCGAGCCGTACATCAACGTCGCGCGCGAGAACTACACGGCCTACCTCGACAGCCTCGCGACCGCGACGATCGTGCCCGAACCCGCCAAGAAGGCGCAGGAGCTCTACGCGTCGCTCGACCCCGTGGTGCAGGCGGTCCTCACGCGCGAGGACGCCGACATCGAGGAGCTGCTGCAGAACGCGCAGACCCAGGTGCAGGACCTGGTCGACGCCGAATGA
- a CDS encoding carbohydrate ABC transporter permease — MRGFLNWVRGGGIATLLMFVPLLVTFGYFAWWPILKSLILAFQQTDLITEPTWVGFRNFERVLADPLLWTATGNTLWFAALALLIGFPLPILMAMVMAELRRTRQISSVLVYLPVIIPPVVSVLLWKQFYDPSGSGLFNTVLGWFGIAPVGWLQDPVMAMPSIVIQATWATAGTATIIYLAALMSIQAELYDAAEVDGASILQRTWHVTLPQLRSVILLMLLLQIIGTMQVFTDPFVMTGGGPENRTVTLLMLIYNYAFLSGDFGKATALSLLLAVVLSVVSAIYLRLTRKWSES, encoded by the coding sequence GTGCGCGGATTCCTGAACTGGGTCCGCGGCGGGGGGATCGCGACCCTGCTCATGTTCGTCCCGCTCCTCGTCACGTTCGGCTACTTCGCCTGGTGGCCGATCCTCAAGAGCCTGATCCTCGCCTTCCAGCAGACGGACCTGATCACCGAGCCGACCTGGGTCGGGTTCCGCAACTTCGAACGCGTGCTCGCGGACCCGCTGCTGTGGACCGCGACCGGCAACACGCTGTGGTTCGCGGCGCTCGCACTGCTGATCGGGTTCCCGCTGCCCATCCTGATGGCGATGGTGATGGCGGAGCTCAGGCGCACCCGGCAGATCTCGAGCGTGCTCGTCTACCTGCCGGTCATCATCCCGCCGGTCGTGAGCGTCCTGCTCTGGAAGCAGTTCTACGACCCGTCGGGTTCCGGGCTGTTCAACACCGTGCTCGGCTGGTTCGGGATCGCCCCGGTCGGCTGGCTGCAGGACCCGGTGATGGCGATGCCGAGCATCGTGATCCAGGCCACCTGGGCGACCGCCGGCACGGCCACGATCATCTACCTCGCCGCGCTCATGTCGATCCAGGCAGAGCTCTACGACGCGGCCGAGGTCGACGGGGCATCCATCCTGCAGCGCACCTGGCATGTCACGCTGCCGCAGTTGCGGAGTGTCATCCTGCTCATGCTGCTGCTCCAGATCATCGGGACGATGCAGGTCTTCACGGATCCGTTCGTCATGACCGGGGGAGGCCCCGAGAACCGCACGGTGACGCTGCTGATGCTCATCTACAACTACGCGTTCCTCTCCGGCGATTTCGGCAAGGCGACCGCGCTGAGTCTCCTGCTCGCGGTGGTGCTCAGCGTCGTCTCCGCGATCTACCTGCGGCTCACCCGGAAGTGGAGCGAATCATGA